A genomic window from Scomber scombrus chromosome 18, fScoSco1.1, whole genome shotgun sequence includes:
- the rpain gene encoding RPA-interacting protein, producing MDALHRHRSLYKGTTPPWKEKYRKRCVSRLKNSRSKLLERYREMGESTQRCGSGASIIVQEVMEEEWTALQSEHRSLPSLWGPEGMAEMFSVMKEYDELAVLEEIQQELMSQEMSIIEEYEKNLLFEQQYISSVVEGMEEMHIICPICHMNNLNINSYFISCPCGLYINTKNQNITPDVLRHLLESRVSEHMEDCLHNPVFSVAANTDSSPNLMISCQVCDYLSVIL from the exons ATGGACGCTCTGCACAGACACCGTTCACTTTATAAAGGGACGACTCCACCATGGAAAGAAAAATACCGAAAG CGATGCGTCAGCAGGCTGAAAAACAGCCGATCCAAGCTGCTGGAGAGGTACCGAGAGATGGGAGAGAGCACGCAGCGCTGCGGCTCCGGGGCCTCCATTATAGTccaggaggtgatggaggaggaatgGACCGCGCTGCAGTCAGAACACCGGTCACTGCCTTCACTGTGGGGGCCAGAAGGCATGGCAGAG ATGTTCAGTGTCATGAAGGAGTATGATGAGCTGGCCGTGCTCGAGGAAATCCAACAAGAGCTAATGTCTCAAG aaATGTCTATAATTGAAGAGTACGAGAAAAACCTGCTGTTTGAGCAGCAGTACATATCGTCTGTTGTGGAAGGGATGGAAGAGATGCATATCATTTGCCCCATATGTCACAT GAACAATTTGAATATCAACAGCTATTTCATCTCCTGCCCCTGTGGACTGTACATTAACACTAAG AATCAGAACATCACACCCGACGTCCTGCGGCATCTTCTAGAGTCCAGGGTGTCGGAGCACATGGAGGACTGTCTCCACAACCCCGTTTTCTCTGTAGCTGCCAACACAGACAGCTCTCCCAACCTGATGATAAGCTGCCAG GTTTGTGACTACCTGTCCGTCATCCTATGA